The following proteins come from a genomic window of Polaribacter dokdonensis:
- a CDS encoding 3'-5' exonuclease: MNLTYQLNDILFLDIETVPQEEHWSTLSEETKHLFEAKTKYQRKEEFTAEEFYDRAGIWAEFGKIVCISVGYFNNTDKTKQLRIRSFFGDDEHQILTDFKQLLDKHFAKKSNILCAHNGKEFDFPFIARRMIVHKIELPKKLNLFGKKPWEVPHLDTLELWKFGDFKHYTSLKLLTSILGIPSPKDDIDGSEVAKVYYKDKDIQRIVTYCEKDTIAVAQILLRFNNEAIITKEEIVNID; this comes from the coding sequence ATGAATTTAACTTATCAGTTAAATGATATCTTATTTTTAGATATCGAAACTGTTCCTCAAGAAGAACATTGGTCTACTTTATCAGAAGAAACTAAACATTTATTTGAAGCTAAAACAAAATATCAAAGAAAAGAAGAATTTACTGCAGAGGAGTTTTATGATAGAGCAGGAATTTGGGCCGAATTTGGTAAAATAGTATGTATATCTGTAGGCTACTTTAATAATACAGATAAAACAAAACAACTAAGAATTCGATCTTTTTTTGGTGATGATGAGCATCAAATTCTTACTGATTTTAAACAATTGTTAGATAAACACTTTGCCAAAAAGTCTAATATCTTATGTGCACATAATGGAAAGGAATTCGATTTTCCTTTTATTGCTAGAAGAATGATTGTTCATAAAATAGAATTGCCTAAAAAACTAAATTTATTTGGTAAAAAACCTTGGGAAGTACCTCATTTAGATACATTAGAACTTTGGAAGTTTGGCGATTTTAAGCATTACACATCCTTAAAATTGCTAACCTCAATTTTAGGTATTCCATCTCCCAAAGATGATATTGATGGCAGTGAAGTAGCCAAAGTTTATTACAAAGATAAAGACATACAAAGAATTGTTACTTATTGCGAAAAAGATACAATAGCAGTTGCACAAATATTATTAAGATTCAATAATGAAGCAATTATTACTAAAGAAGAAATTGTTAATATAGATTAA
- a CDS encoding sugar nucleotidyltransferase → MKIIVPMAGIGSRLRPHTLTVPKPLTVIAGKPIVQRLVEDIASVIDEEIDEIAFVIGSRAKGFPADTEEKLLRIADELGAKGSVYVQDVALGTAHAIYCAKESLSGPCVVAYADTLFKADFTLDVNADGAIWVSKVENPSAFGVVKLEEGIITDFIEKPKDFVSDLAIIGIYYFKSGEKLLEEIQYLIDNDLKENDEYQLTNVLESLKQQGAKFIPGTVSTWMDCGKKDPTVDTNKQTLHFEHEAGNNLVADDVVLENSEIIQPCFVGKNVVLKNTKIGPYVSIGENSIVEDSTIKNSLIQTNVAISNAKLDNAMIGNHAKYNGDYTSVSIGDYTELT, encoded by the coding sequence ATGAAAATTATAGTGCCAATGGCAGGTATAGGTTCACGTTTAAGACCTCATACATTAACAGTTCCAAAACCACTTACAGTAATTGCTGGTAAGCCAATTGTACAACGATTAGTAGAAGACATTGCTTCTGTAATAGATGAAGAGATAGATGAGATTGCTTTTGTAATAGGAAGCAGAGCTAAAGGTTTTCCTGCAGATACAGAAGAAAAGCTGTTAAGAATAGCAGATGAATTAGGGGCAAAAGGCTCTGTATATGTGCAAGATGTTGCTTTAGGTACAGCTCATGCCATTTATTGTGCTAAAGAATCTTTAAGTGGGCCATGTGTAGTTGCTTATGCAGATACTTTATTTAAAGCAGATTTTACGTTAGATGTAAATGCTGATGGTGCAATTTGGGTAAGTAAAGTAGAAAACCCAAGTGCTTTTGGAGTTGTGAAATTAGAAGAAGGTATTATTACAGATTTTATAGAAAAACCAAAAGACTTTGTATCAGATTTAGCAATAATTGGTATTTATTATTTTAAAAGTGGAGAAAAACTACTTGAAGAAATTCAATATTTAATTGATAATGATTTAAAGGAAAATGATGAGTATCAATTAACCAATGTTTTAGAATCTTTGAAACAACAAGGGGCTAAATTTATACCAGGAACTGTAAGTACTTGGATGGATTGTGGTAAAAAAGACCCAACTGTAGATACCAATAAACAAACCTTACATTTTGAACATGAAGCAGGTAATAATTTAGTTGCTGATGATGTTGTTTTAGAAAACTCAGAAATTATTCAACCTTGTTTTGTAGGTAAAAATGTGGTATTGAAGAATACAAAAATTGGTCCTTATGTATCAATTGGTGAAAATAGCATAGTTGAAGATTCAACCATTAAAAACTCATTAATACAAACTAATGTTGCGATTTCTAATGCCAAATTAGATAATGCAATGATTGGTAATCACGCAAAATATAATGGAGATTATACTTCTGTCAGTATTGGTGATTACACAGAATTAACGTAG
- a CDS encoding tetratricopeptide repeat protein, with amino-acid sequence MSLIFCFISINNYAQDSIPEKQDLTEEAELKFQNFFFKALSDKSIGNHQKAIENLESCNQLLENNTAVYFEFSKNYLFLNKVNLAKEYITRALQKEPSNIWMLKHLVKVYQKENNLEDAIAAQKKVVAINPKERPFLVRLYLYNRDYDKAILLMELLQNENALTSDLKRIKQRLNTRKVPEQKALKLNDISVLQQKFQKDKSYEILEQILKISHSNSTNLLKYSEEGIALFPAQPFVYLTKARALNNQKMYKKALVTLKNGIDFVIDEQMEVSFYIEMANAYKGLGYVNEENKYKQKAKQLKS; translated from the coding sequence TTGTCTTTAATTTTTTGTTTTATTTCGATTAACAATTATGCTCAAGATAGTATTCCAGAAAAGCAAGATTTAACAGAAGAAGCAGAACTAAAATTTCAAAACTTCTTTTTTAAAGCATTATCAGATAAATCGATTGGTAATCATCAAAAAGCCATCGAAAATTTAGAAAGTTGTAATCAACTTCTAGAGAATAATACAGCAGTCTATTTTGAGTTTTCTAAAAACTATTTATTCTTAAATAAAGTAAATTTAGCTAAAGAATATATTACAAGAGCTTTACAAAAAGAGCCTAGTAATATTTGGATGTTAAAACATTTAGTTAAAGTATATCAAAAAGAAAATAATTTAGAAGATGCAATTGCAGCGCAAAAAAAAGTAGTAGCAATTAACCCTAAAGAAAGACCATTTTTAGTGAGGCTTTATCTTTATAATAGAGATTATGACAAAGCAATTTTATTGATGGAACTTTTACAGAATGAAAATGCATTAACCTCAGATTTAAAAAGGATAAAACAACGTTTAAATACAAGGAAAGTTCCAGAACAAAAGGCGCTTAAGTTAAATGATATTTCAGTTTTGCAACAAAAGTTTCAGAAAGATAAATCTTATGAAATTTTAGAGCAGATATTAAAAATTTCTCACTCGAATTCAACTAATCTTTTAAAGTACAGTGAAGAAGGTATTGCATTGTTTCCTGCACAGCCATTTGTTTATTTAACGAAGGCTAGAGCTCTAAATAATCAGAAAATGTATAAAAAAGCGTTAGTTACTTTAAAGAATGGTATCGATTTTGTTATAGATGAGCAAATGGAGGTTAGTTTTTACATAGAAATGGCTAATGCTTACAAAGGCTTAGGTTATGTAAATGAAGAGAATAAGTACAAGCAAAAAGCCAAGCAATTAAAAAGTTAA
- a CDS encoding SPOR domain-containing protein has product MILANYIKDLLYRYDCVIVPNFGGFITNRMSASYNTNTSNFLPPFKQIAFNNNLKENDGLLANYIASVETISFEDANKAIATAVNNWNVNLQNKSLELEEVGVLSLNENQQIIFEPNTSVNYLAESFGLANVTISEIERQKTIVKPLVPVINTDNKKVLPTLLKYAATAAILLTLGYVGNNLYQQNKQNTILASQEKALEKKIQAATFTIANPLPTIELNVVKEVAKPYHIVAGAFQFPENANKKVNQLKKEGYQASIIGVNKWGLTEVVFSSFADRNDAINELYKIQDSVSKDAWLLVKK; this is encoded by the coding sequence ATGATTTTAGCCAACTACATCAAAGACTTACTATACAGATACGATTGTGTTATTGTACCTAATTTTGGAGGTTTTATTACCAACAGAATGAGTGCATCTTATAATACTAATACTTCTAATTTTTTGCCACCATTTAAACAAATCGCTTTTAATAATAATTTAAAAGAGAATGATGGTTTATTAGCAAATTACATAGCCTCTGTAGAAACTATTTCTTTTGAAGATGCTAATAAAGCTATAGCAACTGCTGTAAATAATTGGAACGTTAATTTACAAAACAAGTCTTTAGAATTAGAAGAAGTTGGTGTTTTAAGCTTAAATGAAAATCAGCAAATAATTTTTGAGCCTAATACAAGTGTAAATTATTTAGCAGAATCTTTTGGTTTAGCTAATGTAACTATATCAGAAATTGAGAGACAAAAAACAATTGTAAAACCTTTAGTGCCAGTTATTAATACAGATAACAAAAAAGTACTACCTACACTATTAAAATATGCTGCAACAGCTGCTATTTTATTAACATTAGGTTATGTTGGTAACAACCTTTATCAACAAAACAAACAAAATACAATCTTAGCTTCTCAAGAAAAAGCATTAGAAAAAAAGATTCAGGCTGCTACATTTACTATTGCAAACCCTCTACCAACCATTGAATTAAATGTTGTTAAAGAAGTTGCAAAACCATATCACATTGTTGCAGGCGCTTTTCAATTTCCAGAAAATGCAAATAAGAAAGTAAATCAACTTAAAAAAGAAGGTTACCAAGCAAGTATTATTGGCGTTAATAAATGGGGCTTAACAGAAGTTGTATTTAGTAGTTTTGCAGATAGAAATGATGCTATAAATGAGCTTTACAAAATACAAGACTCTGTATCTAAAGATGCTTGGTTATTAGTAAAAAAATAA
- a CDS encoding ABC-F family ATP-binding cassette domain-containing protein gives MNYLSVENISKSYGERVLFEDISFGINKDQKIAFVAKNGTGKTSILNIIAGLDSSDTGQIVSRKDISIAYLAQNDDLNPDLTIEETIFDTDNKILSVINQYEKALKNPDDADAYQTAFDLMDQYNAWDFETQYTQILSKLKLDDLSQKISSLSGGQKKRLSLAIVLISKPDLLILDEPTNHLDLEMIEWLEDFFSKEKITLFMVTHDRYFLERVCDEILELDHGKIYKYKGNYSYYLEKKEERIQLEKVTTEKAKNLFKKELDWMRKQPKARTTKSKSRIDDFYQIKEKAHQRRKDYKVQLEINMERLGSKILELHKLHKSYGDKVILDGFDYVFKRGERIGIIGKNGTGKSSFLNIITQKNPVDGGKVVVGETVKFGYYTQSGINIKEGQKVIEVIKEFGEFIPLTKGRKISASQLLERFLFDKKKQYDFVEKLSGGEQKRLYLCAVLIQNPNFLILDEPTNDLDVVTLNVLENFLLDYPGNLMVVSHDRYFMDKIVDALFVFRGDGIVENFPGNYSDFRAYENSNPYEQEEIINVKTEVKPVETKSQKNSLSYNEKREFGALEDEIQRLQNQKERIEKQFLNVEIAEKDIAKKSEELQQIIIDLEQKEERWLELSMKLED, from the coding sequence GTGAATTATCTTTCCGTTGAAAATATATCTAAATCTTATGGTGAGCGTGTTTTGTTTGAAGACATCTCATTTGGTATTAATAAAGATCAGAAAATAGCATTTGTTGCAAAAAATGGAACAGGTAAAACATCAATTCTAAATATCATAGCTGGCTTAGATAGTTCTGATACTGGACAAATTGTAAGCAGAAAAGATATTTCTATAGCATATTTGGCTCAAAATGATGATTTAAATCCAGATTTAACCATAGAAGAAACCATATTTGATACTGATAATAAAATTTTATCGGTTATCAATCAATATGAAAAAGCCTTAAAAAATCCTGATGATGCAGATGCTTACCAAACTGCATTTGATTTAATGGATCAATATAATGCTTGGGATTTTGAAACCCAATACACACAAATATTATCGAAGTTAAAGTTAGATGATCTTAGCCAGAAAATTTCTTCTCTTTCTGGAGGTCAAAAAAAACGTCTGTCTTTAGCCATTGTTTTAATTAGCAAACCAGATTTATTAATTCTTGATGAACCAACAAACCACTTAGACTTAGAAATGATTGAGTGGTTAGAAGATTTTTTCTCAAAAGAAAAAATTACCCTATTTATGGTTACTCATGACCGTTATTTTTTAGAACGTGTATGTGATGAAATTTTAGAATTAGACCATGGTAAAATATATAAGTATAAAGGAAACTACTCTTACTACTTAGAGAAGAAAGAAGAAAGAATTCAACTTGAAAAGGTTACTACAGAAAAAGCAAAAAATCTTTTTAAGAAAGAGTTAGATTGGATGCGTAAACAGCCAAAAGCAAGAACTACAAAATCTAAATCTAGAATAGATGATTTTTATCAAATTAAAGAGAAAGCACATCAACGCAGAAAAGACTATAAAGTTCAATTAGAGATAAATATGGAACGTTTAGGAAGTAAAATTCTTGAACTTCATAAATTGCATAAATCTTATGGTGACAAGGTTATTTTAGATGGTTTTGATTATGTTTTTAAGCGTGGAGAACGTATTGGAATTATAGGTAAAAATGGTACAGGAAAATCATCTTTTTTAAATATTATTACTCAAAAAAATCCTGTTGATGGTGGAAAAGTTGTTGTTGGTGAAACTGTAAAATTTGGATACTATACACAATCTGGAATCAACATAAAAGAAGGCCAAAAGGTAATTGAAGTAATCAAAGAATTTGGCGAATTTATTCCACTTACAAAAGGAAGAAAAATATCTGCTTCCCAATTATTAGAACGTTTTTTATTTGATAAAAAGAAACAGTACGATTTTGTAGAAAAACTTTCTGGAGGTGAACAAAAGCGTTTGTATTTGTGTGCTGTTTTAATTCAAAATCCAAATTTTTTAATTTTAGATGAACCTACTAATGATTTAGATGTGGTTACTTTAAATGTATTAGAAAATTTCCTATTAGATTACCCAGGAAACTTAATGGTGGTTTCGCATGACAGGTATTTTATGGATAAAATAGTTGATGCACTTTTTGTATTTAGAGGTGATGGAATTGTAGAGAACTTTCCTGGAAATTATTCAGACTTTAGAGCATATGAAAACTCAAATCCATATGAGCAAGAAGAAATTATAAATGTAAAAACCGAAGTAAAGCCTGTTGAAACTAAATCTCAAAAAAATTCATTAAGTTATAATGAGAAAAGAGAATTTGGTGCTTTAGAAGATGAGATTCAGCGTTTACAAAATCAGAAAGAACGTATTGAAAAACAATTTCTAAATGTAGAAATTGCAGAAAAAGATATTGCAAAGAAATCTGAAGAATTACAACAGATTATAATCGACTTAGAACAAAAAGAAGAACGTTGGTTAGAACTTTCTATGAAATTAGAAGATTAA
- the dprA gene encoding DNA-processing protein DprA, which translates to MKDEKLLAVLRLQKSKAIGDILAKKLIATTGDVENIFTQKASTLEKINGIGSHALKHLFDKENLEKAQNELKYIRDNNISYTYFLEDDYPQNLINCIDSPILLFKDGNIDFSNNSKFISIVGTRNMSSYGSQFCNQLIKDLKQYNPIIVSGFAYGVDICAHKAAIENNLQTIAVLAHGFEQIYPKVHKKYIHQVNENGGFLTEFWSEEQPLRENFLRRNRIVAGISKATIIIESAEKGGSLVTADIANSYNRDIFALPGRATDVYSKGCNNLIKNNKATLLTSADDVVKMLNWDLNSTETKIIQKQLFIELNENEQKIYDFLFEKGQQLLDVIALECNIPIFQLSSILLQMELKGVLKPLPGKMFEII; encoded by the coding sequence ATGAAAGACGAAAAATTACTTGCAGTTTTGCGCTTGCAAAAAAGTAAGGCAATAGGAGATATACTTGCCAAAAAACTCATTGCAACTACAGGTGATGTTGAAAATATATTTACACAAAAGGCATCAACTTTAGAGAAAATAAACGGAATTGGCTCTCATGCTCTAAAGCATTTATTTGACAAGGAAAATTTAGAAAAAGCACAAAATGAACTGAAATATATTAGAGATAATAATATTTCTTATACTTATTTTTTAGAGGATGATTATCCTCAAAATTTAATTAATTGTATTGATAGCCCAATTTTGTTATTTAAAGATGGTAACATCGATTTTTCTAATAACTCTAAATTTATTTCTATTGTTGGTACCAGAAATATGAGCTCTTATGGAAGTCAGTTTTGCAATCAATTAATTAAAGATTTAAAACAATACAATCCTATAATAGTTAGTGGTTTTGCTTATGGTGTAGATATTTGTGCACACAAAGCTGCAATTGAAAATAATTTACAGACCATTGCAGTTTTGGCTCATGGATTTGAGCAAATTTATCCTAAAGTGCATAAGAAATACATTCATCAAGTAAATGAGAATGGTGGTTTTCTGACTGAGTTTTGGAGTGAAGAGCAACCTTTACGTGAAAATTTTTTAAGAAGAAATAGAATTGTAGCTGGTATTTCTAAAGCTACCATAATTATAGAATCTGCAGAAAAAGGAGGTTCTTTAGTAACTGCAGATATTGCCAATTCTTATAATAGAGATATTTTTGCTTTACCTGGAAGAGCAACAGATGTTTATAGCAAAGGCTGTAATAATTTAATTAAAAATAACAAAGCAACGTTACTGACTTCTGCAGATGATGTCGTAAAAATGCTCAATTGGGATTTGAATTCAACTGAAACAAAAATCATTCAAAAACAGCTTTTCATTGAATTGAATGAAAACGAACAGAAAATTTATGATTTTCTCTTCGAAAAAGGGCAACAGCTACTAGATGTTATTGCTTTAGAATGTAATATTCCCATTTTTCAATTATCATCAATATTATTACAAATGGAGTTAAAAGGAGTTTTAAAACCTTTACCTGGTAAAATGTTCGAAATTATTTAA
- a CDS encoding mechanosensitive ion channel domain-containing protein — translation MLEYLDHFKIIESLIIILVGSIIRIMITNSLKKIRNKFGFQKTRVLIVNRIITFLVYAAVIVLIAFIWGVDEKQLMVYVSSFLTILGIAFFAQWSILANITAGLILYINYPVKIGDTITILEKDNNITGVINDIGAFFITLTVEDGDLITLPNTVILQKNIRFKPQK, via the coding sequence ATGTTAGAATATTTAGATCATTTTAAAATTATAGAATCGCTAATTATAATATTAGTAGGCTCTATTATTAGAATAATGATTACGAATTCTTTAAAGAAAATTCGAAATAAGTTTGGGTTTCAAAAAACAAGAGTTTTAATTGTAAATAGAATTATAACCTTTTTGGTTTATGCTGCAGTAATTGTTTTAATCGCTTTTATTTGGGGTGTAGATGAGAAACAATTGATGGTTTATGTATCTTCTTTCTTAACCATTTTAGGTATTGCTTTCTTTGCACAATGGTCTATTTTAGCCAATATTACTGCTGGCTTAATTCTTTATATTAATTATCCTGTTAAAATTGGTGATACTATTACAATTTTAGAGAAAGACAATAATATTACTGGCGTTATTAATGATATTGGCGCTTTTTTTATCACTTTAACTGTAGAAGATGGTGATTTAATTACATTACCAAACACTGTAATTCTTCAAAAAAACATTAGGTTTAAACCACAGAAATAG
- a CDS encoding DUF4292 domain-containing protein — protein sequence MRYIKFLVLFTIVFTSCKANKNMIDATAVAKNISSKKVARRHMAANFDKQTIDAKLKVNFDNGKTNQNLTVSMKMKKDEVIWLRGTKFITVFKAEITPTKVRYYSSVFKHSFEGDFSMLKELLGVEINFEQLQNLFLGQALLDVTEEKQDVSVMNNRYILNPEQQALLYDIFYTINPAHYKLDNQSIVNEAKGLRLDIKYPNYNLINSVVFPTAIEIKAKDKKRVTAIDLEYRSVEFDTDVTMSFNMPSGYKKLTF from the coding sequence ATGAGGTATATAAAATTTTTAGTACTTTTTACAATAGTTTTTACGTCATGTAAAGCCAATAAAAATATGATTGATGCAACTGCAGTAGCTAAGAATATTTCGTCAAAAAAAGTAGCTAGAAGACATATGGCTGCTAATTTTGATAAGCAAACCATAGACGCTAAGCTTAAAGTAAATTTTGATAATGGTAAAACAAATCAAAATTTAACTGTGAGTATGAAGATGAAAAAAGACGAAGTAATTTGGTTGAGAGGAACAAAGTTTATAACTGTATTTAAAGCAGAAATTACCCCAACCAAAGTACGTTACTATTCCTCTGTTTTTAAACATTCTTTTGAAGGTGATTTTTCGATGCTTAAAGAATTATTAGGAGTAGAAATTAATTTTGAACAATTGCAAAACTTATTCTTAGGTCAGGCCTTGCTAGATGTAACTGAAGAAAAACAAGATGTATCTGTAATGAATAACAGATATATTTTAAACCCTGAGCAACAAGCACTACTTTATGATATTTTTTATACTATAAATCCTGCTCATTATAAATTAGATAATCAAAGTATTGTAAATGAAGCAAAAGGTTTACGATTAGACATTAAATACCCAAATTATAATTTAATAAATTCAGTAGTTTTTCCTACTGCAATAGAAATTAAAGCCAAAGATAAAAAAAGAGTTACAGCAATTGATTTAGAGTATAGAAGTGTAGAATTTGACACAGATGTAACTATGTCTTTTAATATGCCTAGTGGTTATAAGAAATTAACTTTTTAA
- a CDS encoding acyl-CoA thioesterase — MEAKTPRESLTTLTDLVLPGDTNYLDNLFGGELLARMDRACSIAARRHSSRIVVTASVNHVAFNKSVPVGSVVTLEAKVSRAFKSSMEIYVDVWIEDRQSGLRTKVNEGIYTFVAVDETGKPVQIPQIKPETELEKVRFDGALRRKQLSLVLAGKMKPDDATELKALFKS; from the coding sequence ATGGAAGCGAAAACGCCTAGAGAATCTTTAACAACACTTACTGATTTAGTTTTACCTGGAGACACAAATTACCTAGATAATCTTTTTGGAGGTGAGTTGTTAGCGAGAATGGATAGAGCTTGTAGTATTGCTGCAAGACGTCATTCATCTAGAATTGTAGTTACTGCTTCTGTAAATCATGTTGCCTTTAATAAATCTGTACCTGTAGGTAGTGTTGTTACTTTAGAAGCAAAAGTTTCTAGAGCCTTCAAATCTTCTATGGAAATTTATGTAGATGTTTGGATTGAAGACAGACAATCTGGTTTACGTACAAAGGTTAATGAAGGTATTTATACTTTTGTTGCTGTAGATGAAACTGGTAAACCTGTGCAAATTCCACAAATTAAACCAGAAACAGAATTAGAAAAAGTTCGTTTTGATGGCGCTCTTAGAAGAAAACAATTAAGTTTGGTTTTAGCAGGAAAAATGAAACCAGATGATGCAACAGAATTAAAAGCACTTTTTAAGTCTTAA
- a CDS encoding murein hydrolase activator EnvC family protein yields the protein MRFTKFNILFFLLVLVGNTLFSQTRKELENQRKKYKSEIKQLNNLLFTEVKKERNVLEELKDIKQKIEVRNKLINTINLESKLLTSEIRKNEKQIAKLNNNLSDLKKDYGNMIYKSYKSKSQQSRAMFLLSSQNFYQAYKRLEYMKQYTAFRKKQGEEIVSQTLVIGKMNDSLLYQKQIKDTLILSEINQKKAIESDKSKQENLLSLIKKKENKYKKDLKKTIQEEKRVTAKIDKIIKEEIERANRLALAKLKNKPKTVKKNEFILSPEAKALAARFDLNKGKLPWPVSDGIIVRKFGVQPHPIFPGITINSTGVHFVTSRGGEAKSIFDGEVFNVLIGSGGKKNVLVRHGNYITSYNNLESSYVQKGDKVKVGQSLGKIFTDKINGKTTLVFVLLKNTVKLNPASWMLKR from the coding sequence ATGAGGTTTACCAAGTTTAACATACTGTTTTTTTTACTTGTTTTAGTGGGTAACACCCTTTTTTCTCAAACTAGAAAAGAGTTAGAAAATCAGCGAAAAAAATATAAATCTGAAATTAAACAATTAAATAACCTTCTTTTTACTGAGGTAAAAAAAGAACGCAATGTTTTAGAGGAATTAAAGGATATAAAACAGAAAATTGAGGTTAGAAATAAACTAATAAATACCATCAATTTAGAGTCAAAATTATTGACGAGTGAAATCCGTAAAAACGAAAAACAAATAGCAAAACTAAACAATAATTTAAGCGATCTTAAAAAGGATTATGGCAATATGATTTACAAATCTTATAAAAGTAAATCTCAGCAAAGTAGAGCCATGTTTTTATTGTCTTCACAGAATTTTTATCAAGCTTATAAAAGGTTAGAGTATATGAAACAATATACTGCCTTCAGAAAAAAACAAGGAGAAGAAATTGTAAGTCAGACTCTTGTTATTGGTAAAATGAATGATTCTTTACTGTATCAAAAACAAATAAAAGACACATTAATTTTATCAGAAATCAATCAAAAAAAAGCCATAGAATCTGATAAAAGTAAACAAGAAAATTTATTATCTTTAATTAAAAAGAAAGAAAATAAATACAAAAAAGATCTTAAGAAAACCATTCAGGAAGAAAAGAGAGTAACTGCTAAGATTGATAAAATTATAAAAGAAGAAATAGAAAGAGCAAATAGATTAGCACTTGCAAAACTTAAAAACAAACCTAAAACAGTTAAGAAAAATGAGTTTATTTTAAGTCCAGAAGCTAAGGCTTTAGCTGCTAGATTCGATTTGAATAAAGGCAAATTACCTTGGCCAGTTTCTGATGGAATTATTGTTAGAAAGTTTGGAGTTCAACCACATCCTATTTTTCCAGGAATTACAATTAATAGTACAGGTGTTCACTTTGTAACCTCTAGAGGAGGTGAAGCTAAATCAATTTTTGATGGAGAGGTTTTTAATGTCTTAATTGGTTCTGGAGGTAAAAAGAATGTTTTGGTTAGGCATGGTAATTACATAACTTCTTATAATAACCTAGAAAGTTCTTACGTTCAAAAAGGCGATAAAGTAAAAGTAGGGCAGAGCTTAGGTAAAATTTTTACTGATAAGATAAATGGTAAAACTACGTTGGTTTTTGTGTTGCTTAAAAACACAGTAAAACTAAACCCTGCTTCTTGGATGCTAAAAAGATAG